From the Penicillium oxalicum strain HP7-1 chromosome V, whole genome shotgun sequence genome, one window contains:
- a CDS encoding putative carboxymethylenebutenolidase — MLIQESHVDVPTTADGQGTMRIYVFHPTIPGYPNARFPGVVIFSEIYQVTGPVARFARQIAGQGYICAAPSSYHEFTGPEPLKYDAEDTDNGNKWKITKKLAAYDEDARLSVDHLLSLPTCNGRIGATGMCLGGHLAYRCALDSRVKAAVCYFATDIHSKTLAQGKNDDSLERAGDIQGELLMIFGKNDNHVPPEGRDLIRKTLHEKGVIFGFYEVAWAQHAFIRDELSKGRYDPAITKVCFEMLLELFGRTLKLDLGEHDGKKQVIEDVC; from the exons ATGCTGATCCAAGAATCTCATGTGGATGTCCCCACCACGGCCGACGGCCAGGGGACAATGC GCATTTACGTGTTCCACCCCACGATTCCGGGCTATCCTAATGCTCGGTTCCCGGGAGTAGTTATCTTCAGCGAAATCTACCAAG TTACTGGTCCCGTGGCCCGTTTCGCGCGCCAGATCGCCGGTCAGGGCTACATCTGCGCTGCTCCATCCAGCTATCATGAATTTACGGGCCCGGAGCCGCTCAAGTACGACGCCGAGGACACCGATAATGGGAACAAGTGGAAGATTACCAAG AAACTGGCTGCCTATGACGAAGATGCTCGCCTTTCGGTTGATCACTTGCTGTCACTGCCTACCTGCAATGGCCGTATCGGTGCGACTGGAATGTGTCTCGGAGGCCATCTGGCTTATCGCTGCGCCTTGGACAGTCGAGTCAAGGCGGCTGTGTGCTATTTTGCCACTGACATCCACAGCAAGACGCTCGCTCAAGGCAAGAACGACGACAGTCTGGAACGAGCGGGGGACATCCAGGGAGAACTGTTGATG ATCTTCGGCAAGAATGACAACCACGTTCCCCCCGAGGGCCGTGACTTGATCCGGAAGACACTGCACGAGAAAGGCGTGATCTTCGGTTTTTATGAAGTTGCTTGGGCACAGC ATGCTTTCATTCGCGATGAGCTCAGCAAGGGCCGGTACGACCCGGCCATTACCAAGGTTTGTTTCGAGATGCTGTTGGAATTATTCGGCCGTACGTTGAAGCTTGATCTTGGCGAGCATGATGGAAAGAAGCAGGTGATTGAGGATGTGTGCTAA